Proteins encoded together in one Planctomyces sp. SH-PL14 window:
- the gltX gene encoding glutamate--tRNA ligase: MTVRTRFAPSPTGYMHIGGMRTALFNWLWAKRNGGKFILRIDDTDQLRNREEALGPILNAFKWLGLPWDEGPEIGGPHAPYYQSQRGGRYREMAEALLRSGHAYKDFETAEQTKADREAAEKEKRPYLSSRKSLEMSDTERQEAEASGKPFVVRLLVPRGEKVRLRDQIRGDVEWDGGLMPDPVIQRGDGSALYNFATVIDDIDFEITHVIRSEEHLTNTAIQVLVYQALGKAVPEFAHIPFVAAPSSTQKLSKRKIGEYRKNPQFKKLFEMGDAVLPKLGLASNDALSPVMVEFYEKMGFLPEAVLNALARLGWSLDDKTEFMDLDFIVQNFSLDRVVKGPAGLDPDKLLAYQEHWMGKKTLDEKLALCLPFLIKAGSVPATPDETQTAFVRRLIQALESRIKLASDILLYDEFFVADEAMTYDEKAFGKRIKDAPESIELLRAFRGELERAPDFTAAALDRLLHEWLAARGAQVGQIIHALRIAVSGKPAGPGMFDTLELVGRERCLARIDRTLAKAGA, encoded by the coding sequence ATGACTGTCCGCACCCGCTTCGCCCCGTCCCCCACCGGCTACATGCACATCGGCGGCATGCGGACGGCCCTCTTCAACTGGCTGTGGGCCAAACGGAACGGCGGCAAGTTCATCCTCCGGATCGATGACACCGACCAGCTCCGCAACCGCGAAGAGGCCCTCGGTCCGATCCTGAACGCCTTCAAGTGGTTGGGGCTCCCCTGGGACGAAGGTCCGGAGATCGGCGGTCCGCACGCCCCGTACTATCAGTCCCAGCGCGGCGGGCGATATCGTGAGATGGCCGAGGCTCTTCTCCGGTCCGGCCACGCCTACAAGGACTTCGAGACGGCGGAGCAGACCAAGGCGGACCGGGAAGCGGCGGAGAAGGAAAAGCGGCCCTATCTCAGCAGCCGCAAGTCGCTCGAAATGTCGGACACCGAGCGGCAGGAGGCGGAAGCGAGCGGAAAGCCGTTCGTCGTCCGTCTGCTGGTTCCCCGCGGCGAAAAAGTCCGGCTTCGCGACCAGATCCGGGGCGATGTCGAGTGGGACGGCGGCCTGATGCCCGACCCGGTCATCCAGCGGGGGGACGGCTCGGCCCTCTACAACTTCGCAACGGTCATCGACGACATCGACTTCGAGATCACGCACGTGATCCGTTCGGAGGAGCACCTCACCAACACCGCCATCCAGGTCCTCGTCTATCAGGCCCTCGGCAAGGCGGTGCCGGAGTTTGCCCACATTCCGTTCGTGGCCGCACCGTCCAGCACGCAGAAGCTCAGTAAGCGGAAGATCGGCGAGTACCGGAAGAACCCGCAGTTCAAGAAGCTGTTCGAGATGGGGGACGCCGTCCTCCCGAAACTCGGCCTCGCTTCGAACGACGCCCTCAGCCCGGTGATGGTTGAGTTCTACGAGAAGATGGGGTTCCTTCCCGAGGCGGTCCTCAACGCACTGGCCCGGCTCGGCTGGTCGCTCGACGACAAGACCGAGTTCATGGACCTCGACTTCATCGTCCAGAATTTTTCGCTCGACCGCGTCGTGAAGGGACCGGCCGGCCTCGATCCCGACAAGCTCCTCGCCTACCAGGAGCACTGGATGGGGAAGAAGACCCTCGACGAGAAGCTCGCGCTGTGTCTGCCGTTCCTCATCAAGGCGGGATCTGTTCCCGCCACGCCGGACGAGACGCAGACGGCGTTCGTCCGCCGCCTGATTCAGGCTCTCGAGTCCCGGATCAAGCTCGCCAGCGACATCCTGCTTTACGACGAGTTCTTCGTCGCCGACGAGGCGATGACCTACGACGAGAAGGCCTTCGGCAAGCGGATCAAGGACGCTCCGGAGTCGATCGAACTGTTGCGGGCGTTCCGCGGCGAACTCGAACGGGCGCCGGACTTCACCGCCGCGGCACTCGATCGCCTCCTGCACGAGTGGCTCGCAGCCCGCGGGGCTCAGGTCGGTCAGATCATCCACGCTCTACGGATTGCCGTGAGCGGCAAGCCGGCGGGGCCGGGGATGTTCGATACCCTGGAACTCGTCGGCCGCGAACGGTGCCTCGCGCGGATTGACCGGACGTTGGCGAAGGCTGGAGCATAG
- a CDS encoding 5'-3' exonuclease H3TH domain-containing protein → MSDTLYLVDTFSLLFQVFYAIRQPMTGTRGQPTNAVYGFTGDIEHLVKEKKPSHLIFAMESPEPGERLNIFAEYKANRDEMPNDLRPQVGMILELLEAYRIPVVSYPGWEADDVIATLSRRAVRDGLEVRIVSNDKDARQLLCPKCKIYSIRKRQFYQEPELLEDWGIRPEQVIDFQSLVGDAVDNVPGVPGVGPKTASTLLQEYGTLEGVLDNADRVKGKKVSENLKAFRDVALRSRELVTLRQDLPIEIDWELARLREPDYESLVRLFTDYGFRRYATDAQVKYQEARVQAPSTVERTWTTIRTPEAFEAFLVELRQQPKFCLDLETSNVNPLEADIVGWAISWTPNHGYYIAVDGPAGEEFLDRDGVLAAMKPILEGADLSGAVAPVSPVVRKAPAPVARPENGDSAKTQGRLFG, encoded by the coding sequence ATGTCCGACACCCTTTATCTCGTCGACACCTTCTCGCTCCTGTTCCAGGTGTTCTACGCCATCCGGCAGCCGATGACCGGGACGCGGGGGCAGCCGACGAACGCCGTCTATGGCTTCACCGGGGATATCGAGCACCTCGTCAAGGAGAAGAAGCCGTCGCACCTGATCTTCGCAATGGAGTCCCCGGAGCCCGGCGAGCGGCTCAACATCTTCGCCGAGTACAAGGCCAATCGGGACGAAATGCCGAACGACCTGCGGCCGCAGGTCGGGATGATTCTGGAGTTGCTCGAAGCGTACCGGATCCCGGTGGTCTCGTACCCGGGCTGGGAAGCGGACGACGTCATTGCCACGCTCAGCCGCCGGGCGGTGCGGGACGGGCTGGAGGTCCGGATCGTTTCGAACGACAAGGATGCCCGGCAGCTCCTCTGCCCCAAGTGCAAGATCTACAGCATCCGCAAGCGGCAGTTCTATCAGGAGCCGGAGCTCCTTGAAGACTGGGGGATTCGCCCCGAGCAGGTGATCGACTTCCAGTCGCTCGTGGGTGACGCGGTCGACAATGTTCCCGGGGTTCCGGGTGTTGGCCCCAAGACCGCCTCGACGCTCCTGCAGGAGTACGGAACGCTCGAAGGGGTTCTCGACAACGCGGACAGGGTGAAGGGGAAGAAGGTCTCGGAGAACCTCAAGGCGTTCCGGGACGTGGCCCTTCGCAGCCGGGAGCTGGTCACGCTGCGACAGGACCTGCCGATCGAGATCGACTGGGAGCTGGCTCGGCTGCGGGAGCCGGACTATGAGTCGCTGGTTCGGCTGTTCACGGACTATGGGTTCCGCCGTTACGCGACCGATGCGCAGGTGAAGTACCAGGAGGCCCGGGTTCAGGCTCCGTCGACGGTCGAGCGGACTTGGACGACGATCCGGACGCCCGAGGCCTTCGAGGCGTTTCTGGTGGAGCTTCGTCAGCAGCCGAAGTTCTGTCTGGATCTGGAGACGTCGAACGTGAATCCGCTGGAGGCCGACATCGTGGGGTGGGCCATCAGTTGGACACCGAATCACGGGTACTACATCGCCGTCGATGGTCCCGCGGGCGAGGAGTTCCTGGATCGAGACGGGGTGTTGGCGGCGATGAAGCCGATTCTGGAAGGGGCGGATCTGTCGGGGGCTGTCGCTCCCGTGTCTCCGGTTGTGAGGAAGGCTCCAGCGCCCGTTGCCAGGCCGGAAAACGGGGACAGTGCAAAGACCCAGGGGCGTCTCTTCGGCTGA
- a CDS encoding protein adenylyltransferase SelO, whose translation MTSDNLDSLHFDNRFTRDLPADPVTTNHTRQVHRACFSRVQPTQVAAPQLVAFSREMAERIGLSEQAARSPEFAQVFAGNRLLPGMDPFAMCYGGHQFGNWAGQLGDGRAINLGDVLTSGGEHWTLQLKGAGKTPYSRHADGLAVLRSSVREFLCSEAMHHLGVPTTRALSLVLTGEKVMRDMFYDGNPQWEPGAIVCRMSPSFTRFGNFQIFAARKDVETLRQLVDFTIRTDFPHLGDPSSPAVLAAWFEEICRTTVDMILHWMRVGFVHGVMNTDNMSILGLTIDYGPYGWLEDFDPGWTPNTTDAQGRRYCFGNQPQIALWNLSQLGNALVPIFGDPEPLNRGLELYSRRFNEGWRTLSAQKLGLREYVPETDLDLTNDLHELLPLVETDMTIFYRRLADLPMLSDASQTEDTLFAGLADAYYVPDQLTPEYRQRMTAWLGQYRARLQQQGELDAARRERMNRVNPKYVLRNYLAQLAIDKAEQGDFSLVEELLEVLRRPYDEQPEKERFAEKRPDWARSRAGCSMLSCSS comes from the coding sequence ATGACTTCCGACAACCTCGACTCACTCCACTTCGACAACCGCTTCACGCGCGACCTCCCCGCCGATCCCGTCACCACCAACCACACACGCCAAGTCCACCGCGCCTGCTTCTCCCGCGTCCAACCCACCCAGGTCGCCGCCCCCCAACTCGTCGCCTTCTCCCGCGAAATGGCCGAGCGAATCGGCCTCTCCGAACAAGCCGCCCGCTCCCCCGAATTCGCCCAGGTCTTCGCCGGAAACCGCCTCCTCCCCGGCATGGACCCGTTCGCCATGTGCTACGGCGGACACCAGTTCGGAAACTGGGCCGGCCAGCTCGGCGACGGCCGCGCCATCAACCTCGGCGACGTCCTGACCAGCGGCGGAGAACACTGGACCCTCCAGCTCAAAGGAGCCGGAAAAACTCCCTACTCCCGCCACGCCGACGGCCTCGCCGTCCTCCGTTCCTCCGTCCGCGAGTTCCTCTGCAGCGAGGCGATGCACCACCTCGGCGTCCCGACGACACGGGCCCTGAGCCTCGTCCTGACCGGCGAGAAGGTCATGCGGGACATGTTCTACGACGGCAACCCGCAGTGGGAGCCGGGGGCCATCGTCTGCCGCATGTCACCCTCCTTCACCCGCTTCGGAAACTTCCAGATCTTTGCCGCCCGCAAGGACGTCGAGACGCTGCGGCAACTCGTGGACTTCACGATCCGCACGGACTTTCCGCACCTCGGCGATCCCTCGTCCCCCGCCGTCCTCGCCGCCTGGTTCGAGGAAATCTGCCGCACGACGGTCGACATGATCCTGCACTGGATGCGGGTCGGCTTCGTCCATGGCGTCATGAACACCGACAACATGTCGATCCTCGGCCTGACGATCGACTACGGCCCCTACGGCTGGCTGGAAGACTTCGACCCCGGCTGGACCCCCAACACGACGGACGCTCAGGGCCGGCGGTACTGCTTTGGCAATCAGCCGCAGATCGCCCTGTGGAATCTCTCGCAGCTCGGCAACGCCCTCGTCCCGATCTTCGGCGATCCCGAACCGCTGAACCGGGGCCTGGAGCTCTACAGCCGGCGGTTCAATGAAGGCTGGCGGACCCTCTCCGCGCAGAAGCTCGGACTCAGGGAGTACGTCCCCGAGACCGACCTCGACCTGACGAACGATCTCCACGAGCTCCTGCCGCTCGTCGAGACCGACATGACGATCTTCTACCGGCGACTTGCCGACCTGCCGATGCTCAGCGACGCCTCCCAAACCGAAGACACGCTCTTCGCCGGCCTCGCGGACGCCTACTACGTCCCCGACCAGCTCACGCCGGAATACCGACAGCGCATGACGGCATGGCTGGGCCAGTACCGCGCTCGGCTCCAACAGCAAGGCGAGTTGGACGCCGCCCGGCGCGAGCGGATGAACCGCGTGAACCCGAAGTACGTCCTCCGGAACTACCTCGCCCAGCTCGCGATCGACAAAGCGGAGCAGGGAGACTTTTCGCTTGTCGAAGAACTGCTGGAAGTCCTCCGCCGTCCCTACGACGAGCAGCCGGAGAAGGAACGCTTTGCAGAGAAACGTCCAGACTGGGCTCGATCCCGCGCCGGCTGCTCGATGCTCTCCTGCAGCTCGTGA
- a CDS encoding DUF6321 domain-containing protein yields the protein MPSKSKPTGTKPRSSRSLTRKEPEKDPKGGLTAAGRKAFRRKEGAHLRPGVKGPADTPEKMRRKGSFLRRHFANPRGPMKDENGEPTQLALSAHAWDEPVPKTMEDAKKLAAKGKRLLERYARTQEKASSSRSKGSSHG from the coding sequence ATGCCATCGAAAAGCAAACCGACGGGAACCAAGCCTCGGTCGTCCCGTTCCCTGACACGCAAGGAACCGGAGAAGGATCCCAAGGGAGGGCTGACCGCGGCGGGGCGGAAAGCGTTTCGTCGAAAGGAAGGGGCTCATCTGCGGCCCGGGGTGAAAGGTCCCGCGGACACGCCCGAGAAGATGCGCCGGAAGGGGTCATTCCTCCGTCGCCACTTCGCGAATCCTCGCGGCCCGATGAAGGACGAGAACGGCGAACCGACGCAGCTCGCACTGTCGGCCCACGCCTGGGACGAACCGGTTCCGAAGACGATGGAGGATGCGAAGAAACTCGCCGCGAAGGGAAAGCGGCTTCTCGAACGCTACGCGCGGACGCAGGAGAAAGCATCGTCGTCCCGCTCGAAGGGATCCTCCCATGGCTAA
- a CDS encoding ABC transporter ATP-binding protein has protein sequence MPLQHRIPAPPASARMSEASHLQRSITRHIEREEDARQRPLDFRLIARLLQYTRPYRKLRFWLFVTVLLRSIQLPALTWALAAVINGPIDRGDVTGITWGAIGFALLALSTQFVMHYRQRLALELGEEVVNDLRNALFTHIQRMPMRWFHKTRVGRVISRMTSDIEDVRIGVQEVLFVSLVQLGQMLIASAAMLWYDWSLFLIVLGLAPVIILTNHYFHSKLSVALRNMRESFSRVTATLAESVLGIRVTQGFVRQEENARIFAELAEDHSRFNTVVLKTHGLFIPLLELNSQLFLAILLLVGGWRVLSSEPTTSVGDLVGFFFMANLFFSPVSVLGNQYNQAMTAMAGAERLFGLLDTPPEWVDPPDAIVPADLHGHVEFRNVDFAYDPGRLVLKQVNFTVTPGQTVALVGKTGSGKSSIINLLSKFYLPTAGEVLIDGIEIRRLQGEALHHRMGMVLQQNFLFFGTVADNIRVGKPDATEAEIHDVLKRLDCEDLVEDLPQGIHTTVGERGVTISVGQRQLICFARALIADPRILILDEATSSIDSHTEMRLQKALAILLSGRTSFVVAHRLSTIRHADLVLVLDHGEIIERGRHRELVQAGGVYAGLYRRFVQSH, from the coding sequence TTGCCACTACAACATCGGATTCCCGCCCCGCCCGCCTCCGCACGGATGTCCGAAGCCTCCCACCTCCAGCGATCGATCACCCGGCATATCGAACGGGAAGAGGACGCCCGTCAGCGGCCCCTCGATTTCCGCCTCATTGCCCGGCTGCTCCAGTACACCCGCCCCTACCGCAAGCTGCGGTTCTGGCTGTTCGTCACGGTCCTCCTCCGCTCGATCCAGCTCCCCGCCCTCACCTGGGCGCTGGCGGCTGTCATCAACGGGCCGATCGACCGGGGGGACGTCACCGGCATCACCTGGGGGGCGATCGGTTTCGCGCTGCTCGCGCTGTCGACGCAGTTCGTCATGCACTACCGCCAGCGGCTGGCGCTGGAACTGGGGGAGGAGGTCGTCAACGACCTCCGCAACGCCCTCTTCACGCACATCCAGCGGATGCCGATGCGGTGGTTCCACAAGACCCGTGTGGGCCGCGTCATCAGCCGCATGACCTCCGACATCGAAGACGTCCGGATCGGCGTCCAGGAGGTCCTGTTCGTCAGCCTCGTCCAGCTCGGCCAGATGCTCATCGCCTCGGCCGCGATGCTCTGGTACGACTGGTCGCTGTTCCTGATCGTCCTGGGGCTCGCCCCGGTCATCATCCTCACGAACCACTACTTCCACAGCAAACTGAGCGTCGCCCTCCGCAACATGCGGGAATCCTTCAGCCGCGTCACCGCGACGCTGGCCGAATCGGTCCTCGGAATCCGCGTCACGCAGGGCTTCGTCCGGCAGGAAGAGAACGCCCGGATCTTCGCCGAACTGGCGGAAGACCACTCGCGGTTCAACACCGTGGTCCTCAAGACCCACGGCCTCTTCATCCCGCTCCTCGAGCTCAACAGCCAGCTGTTCCTGGCGATCCTGCTTCTCGTGGGCGGCTGGCGGGTCCTGAGCTCCGAGCCAACGACCAGCGTGGGAGACCTCGTCGGGTTCTTCTTCATGGCGAACCTGTTCTTCTCTCCCGTCTCGGTCCTCGGCAACCAGTACAACCAGGCGATGACCGCCATGGCCGGGGCCGAACGGCTCTTCGGCCTCCTCGATACACCGCCCGAATGGGTCGATCCGCCCGACGCCATCGTCCCCGCCGACCTGCACGGCCATGTCGAGTTTCGCAACGTCGACTTCGCCTACGACCCCGGCCGGCTGGTCCTCAAGCAGGTCAACTTCACGGTGACGCCCGGCCAGACCGTGGCCCTCGTCGGGAAGACCGGCAGCGGCAAGTCCTCGATCATCAACCTCCTCTCCAAGTTCTACCTCCCGACCGCCGGCGAGGTCCTGATCGACGGCATCGAGATCCGACGTCTCCAGGGCGAAGCCCTCCATCACCGGATGGGGATGGTCCTCCAGCAGAACTTTTTGTTCTTCGGGACGGTGGCGGACAACATCCGCGTCGGCAAACCGGACGCGACCGAAGCCGAAATCCACGACGTCCTGAAGCGACTCGACTGCGAGGACCTCGTCGAGGACCTGCCGCAGGGGATCCACACGACGGTGGGCGAGCGGGGCGTGACGATTTCAGTCGGCCAGCGACAGCTCATCTGTTTCGCCCGGGCCCTGATCGCCGATCCGCGAATTCTGATTCTCGACGAAGCGACGAGCAGCATCGACAGCCATACCGAAATGCGGCTCCAGAAAGCCCTCGCGATCCTGCTCTCCGGCCGGACGAGCTTCGTCGTCGCCCACCGCCTCAGCACCATCCGCCACGCGGACCTCGTCCTCGTCCTCGACCACGGCGAAATCATCGAACGGGGCCGGCACCGGGAACTGGTCCAGGCAGGCGGCGTCTACGCCGGGCTCTACCGACGCTTCGTGCAGAGCCACTGA